In Ornithodoros turicata isolate Travis chromosome 1, ASM3712646v1, whole genome shotgun sequence, the DNA window CACTTCTTTTTTTAGGTAACTGTCGAAGGAAATGTTGGATGTGGAAAGACGACATTCCTGGAATACTGTCAGCAATTTAAAGACACAGAAGTAAGATGTTTCGTCAATGATGGGCCCAGTTTTCATGATAAGCTCTGCAATAAATGAAAAACATTGATGTGGTCCATTTTTGTTGCTTTCAGACCCTCATGGAACCTGTCGGAAGATGGAGAGATCTTGATGGAGATAACCTTTTGGTGAGACACCATGTGCAACATTTAACATTGTGTGAGTGAACTGGAATGAGTAAAATGGTTGAAGCTGGGGGACCTTGCTGCAGTTCTATTTTGTGGAGATGAACTTGAATTGTGGCATGGGGCAAAAGATATGTCATCTTGAACAAAATGCTAAGAAAGGCTAGCAATTTAGATGTCTTGGTTCTGTGTTGGGAGCAGGATTTGGGCCATGGGCGGATCCATGATTTTTCTGAGAGGAAGTCTGGTCTTGGGCAGCGTACTCTACGCACTGCCTAAGACCCGCTTAAGAGATgagggacccccccccccccaacatcAGCCCCTACATCGGGTccatttttatttattgttttctCTAGGGGAGGGGGCATGAAACTTCGGACTTTTTCAGGTTTCAACTCGGGAACTTATATTATCCAAATTAATATTTATATTTGTCTCGGGTGTGTATCTGCTTTTGTTTACCCTATAGTCATGTTCTGCCCAAGAACAGCATTGCGAGTGCCTCTTTTTCTTCCTGTAGTTAACCACCAGCCAGCAACAGAGTGTTTGAAAGGTACATATAATTACTTCGAGTCATATTTACGTTTGACAAAACTTATTGCAGGCTTAAATATAATATATTACACAGTTCTCTTTTAGCACTCGAGATGtcgttcttaggttgaacacaaCTATAGTTACTAATCAGAAAGTCATGTTGTGAAATTTAGTGCAGTACTACAAGATCCTCATACTGCTGACATATTTCAGGAACTGATGTACAAGGATCCAAGACGATGGGGGCTCACATTTCAGACTTACGTGCAGTTGACAATGTTAAAGTTACATCTGATCCCCTCAAGTGCACCAGTCAAGATGATGGAACGTTCCATACACAGTGCTCGTTACGTGTTCATAGAGAACTTGTATAACAAGTGAGTAGCTGTTGATGACTTTTTCACACAAATAATAAAATATATATGCATGTGCAAATATTTGAATTTCTTGAATACCGAAGTGAAAAAATCTATATTCGATTTGATTTCCGAATTGAATACGGAATTACTCaaatttcaaatcaaatcacTGTTTCGTGCAAACCGAATATATAGGTATTCGAATAGTTCAGAATCTGCACATGTAAAGTAAAAAACTGCACATGAAAGggcataaaacaaagtgagcTGTACTTGATATTTATCTATGTGAATATAATGTGTGTGCATGCTGTGCACATGTTTATACCTGTACATGTGCTGCATGTGTATCCAGTCCAGCAATTCGCTTCGTATATTCCATTCGGTCTTAAAATAATTATTTGCacgtgtctaaaaatatagctTCATACAGTATTTTGATGCAGTGAGCTTCACTTTATTGCACGCTCGCTCTTTGGATCAGAGGGTTCATGCAGCCGACAGAATACAGAATTCTGGATGAGTGGTACCAACACCTCCTTGAAAGTGCACCAGTCAGCATAGACCTTATTGGTAGGTTTCTTGTGCTAACTACTTGTTGCATGGGTGCATTGCTGACTTGACCATTATGATTTTTATGACACCACACTAAATTTGTTTACATTTGCTGTTTCCTCTGGTATTCAGGTTAATGGCATGGAACATACACCATTTCAGCGGGAAAACTTTATCTGTtagttaaaggagcagtctagagggaGACAACCTTGTCCcttttttggtcagtatggaatgttaggtgCCTGAAAAAACGTTTTCACGCAATCAGTATAACCCCGTAGCAAACTCGCGACACCTACAGCAGCACACGGCCCCCCGCCCTCCTGAATCTCCCGTATGCGAAACTCCCTCCTTCaccttcacgatagacacgtgaCGAGCGCCAGGACACGCATCACCATGTGACGTGTGAAGGAGGGTCGTTCCATTTTGgatctgggatcacatgatcgaggtgacgTTGGCAGCCATCCGTCGGTGACATTGCTCGGGCCGGAGTGTCTGCTACCACTTCCGAGACAAATGAGAGGGCTCTCTCTCACAAACGTCATATTGGGGCGTGTGGTCTGCAGTTCGAGCGCTTAAAGCTCTTGCCGTGGCAGCGATTTTGTGAATGAGATTGCGCTGCAGTGAAGAAATTTgggcagaaatattttgtgggaatgctttccATTCAGTGCTTTACAAGATAACAAcacccaagcaacaaacaaagttTGGGCCAAGCTAGGCTATAGTTAGGCTGGCCTACCTAGccttgcttggtacatcatcggccaacaagcttgtttcttgatacggatctgtaccttggccaacgatttgccaagcattggccagcctacgttgtgccaagcttgtgccaagatacagaccaaagcattcctgcggCCTCCCTCATTTTcagactcaattgtctcgcggcgtaaggtaGCGATATACCattatttgtttgttgctcgtatttcccacaacatttcctgaggaaaaacagatactatacataacTTGTCtggcgagcttccgcaaattcgagagacctgtttgcgtgtgtgtcaaaatgaagggtgaggcgtgtctaagtttaatttggcgCGTAGACAAACgacactgaaatgatgaattgcttgtcgtattaactcgccatgaaggtaatgcttctgtttcttaccgctttagttttgagaaattcccttggtccatcgaaagtcgaacttatgcagcGCTAGACCATTCgacgtttccctctcccccatGCGAGATTGATCAAagctttggcaagtgcttggccaacgagctcgtttcttgatacggatctgtaccctggccgacggctttccaatcatcgctctgcctatcactatgcaacgctGCGCCAATGTTGGATGGCCGAAAGAGccgttggccaactgtcatccgaccttttgccaaccgtcggccattgcttgcttgggcaGTCTTTGGTCATGttggataccactttaatgcccCTTTAAGTGTCTAATCTTTATTCTTTGTAGCAGTTTGTTGTTTGAGGATATCAAatcttctgcaaaaaaaaatcaatgaatTTTCTATATATCTTTCCTACAGCACTGACCTAAAGCCGTAAGCATTTTATTGTGGTAAAAGGTGCCTGCTATTATCGTAAAtggatatgtgtgtgtgtgtgcgtgccttgtgcgtgcgtgcatgtgtgtttttttttagtagAATCACCGTCCAGTTCTCGGGAAAACTCAAAATGAAAAACTACATGACCTGGCTTATCCACAGTTCTCTCTCTTCGTATTTCTTCTCATTGAACTGTTCTGATGTAATCGTGGCTGATGTATAGACCAACCCAGTGCTGCAATATATCGATTAAATCACTCATGGACACCGTGCGTCTTAGCACGCTTCCATTTTCCCACATCGCCTACTCAATTTCAGTGTAGTCAGCCATTCCCAAAACATCTGTTGTAAGAACTTCAGGCCCAAGGCATTGCTGATAGTTACCAGTCAGGCATCCTTCGAAGTTTATGTTGCACACCTGTGTGATGTTCTTTATAGAAATCTCCTTTTCAGAGTTGTTTAGTGCAGCTGTCATGAAGAGCTCGAAGTTTGCACAGTAACTGCATGCGCACTCTTCCCTGCAGGGACTTATGTTCACCCATTTAGGGCTAATCGTGTAGAACCTGGTCATGCTCAGCTTTATATTCGGATGCTTGTTTTTCCTAATTTCATGTAGGCTTCGCGGATAGAACTTGTCGTCTAACGTTTCCCCTTTTGGTACCTTTTTCCACCTTCTTTGACCTGTACGATGTACAATACCACAAAAGATTTAAGGTGATTTCCACACAAGTCCGAGTTGGTCATGCACGCTTGAGTTTCCTTCTTCGGCATATGAAGACAATATGCTTTCTTGTTGAGAACACCTCGGTGAAAAGCCGGACAATTCACAACAGGAAGGCAGTAAGCTGGTATTTTAACAGCACTGATCACGTGGCACAGGCACACGATTTCATCGCCAAAAGGAACACCATGGCGATTTCATTATCTGCAGACTTCTGCTAAGTGGACAGCAGCAGAAAACGCTCTCACGAAGAGCAGGAAGTTGCTCCTACATTTATGCACTATGGGAATGTGTTTGCTTCTTTATTAATTCCTAATTCATGCTGACACCGCAACGAGAAGCGTCCGTGAGAGGCCTCGTCAACGACAACATGCATGCATTCGCCGACCCACTTCAAAACTTCACCACCACACCCGTGATTGAGAACGAAGTCTAATTTTCGCTGTAAACGAAGGATCTCTAACATgcaaaaaacaaacacaaagcTTACATTTTAATGTTGTTTTTTCGCTAGAAACGTCGAAATTGGGCGAATTTCATGGAACCGCTTTCCGGATCAAGACAAATGCTATCACGCCACTGCATACATATTGCACGAAATCTATACCAGAAGAAAGAGCTTTCAAAAGACGAACACAACGGTGTACTTCCTACGCTTCTGCGTCGAGCGTTTCGTACTGATGAAAGCATCAAAAGGGGGACATTTTAGAGTTTGCATGCAACTTGCCATTTTTTAAGAAAATAACTACGCAATGCACAGCAAGATGAAGTTGTCTACTCCTTGTCCACGTGCCAGGCAACACACGGAAAATGTTTCGACTTCATGGAACATACGGTTGTGGTTAACGAAGCCTTCGAAGTCGCAACTGGTGTCAGGCCGGAAGATTAGTGCATTTTTTTCTACCCCTTTCTCGAAAACAACTGCAGTGTGGACACTGGAAAGAGGTTATTTTTCATCATTTGGTATCAACtaacaaatatattttttgctggAAGATCGAAAATGTTGAGTACACGTACACGCCTGAACAAATTTCGGGGGAATTACCCCACTGTCAGAACATTCGTCTATTCCATGTTCTGATAAACTTGTGCATTTCTAATGGCTGACTTACATCAGTTCCCTCATTTAAAGAATTGTGATCATACTTATGTTGCAGCATTCAGTCTCTTTTTCTTTACTACTGAACTTCCACACTTTAGTGTACCTCCGAACGGATCCCGAGGTGGCCCTGGAACGGATCAAGCTGCGGAAACGACAAGAAGAGGTTGAAATGCCTTTGGTAACTGTCCTTCTTACAACTGAGATGCTGGTTCTGAACAGAAGCCAAAATAACTGCCATATTTCTAATGCACAcatttattctttctttttgcaggaTTACCTAAAGACTCTGCATGAACTGCATGATAATTGGCTTCTTGGGAAGTCAAAATTTCCACTGCCTGCCAAAGTCCTGGTAAGAATTGTTGTTCGGTGTGAAGAAAGCTGAGATTGTACTGATGATTACTAGGTTTAAGATGAATGAATGCACATACAGGCATTTTCAACAGTATCTACAAAGTTTTGAAGTAATTCACCTTTAACTCTCAGCTTAAAGGCAGTATAGTGGAAATACCTTCTATACTGCTTAACAAAGCACCGATTCGACATTTACAGGTCAATGCAACATTGCAGGTCAACGAGGTCAAGCATTGTGGTACTTGTTTCATACACACATTCCTGGAGatgactgtccctttaaaaccgaagtgaatatgtATTTACATACTCGAAGCGGATAGGCATTAAACCAAACACATAAATACAGCTACACAGCAGCACTGACCATCGGCAATGCACACCAGCATCACTGTCAGTTGTGTCGTTTCATTC includes these proteins:
- the LOC135377713 gene encoding thymidine kinase 2, mitochondrial-like isoform X2, with protein sequence MDPHVLSDASLKKTVNSGKKITVTVEGNVGCGKTTFLEYCQQFKDTETLMEPVGRWRDLDGDNLLELMYKDPRRWGLTFQTYVQLTMLKLHLIPSSAPVKMMERSIHSARYVFIENLYNKGFMQPTEYRILDEWYQHLLESAPVSIDLIVYLRTDPEVALERIKLRKRQEEVEMPLDYLKTLHELHDNWLLGKSKFPLPAKVLVIDANRKLPDLQREFDRHIPDLILNAQGMAPPTLVPPLQSNS
- the LOC135377713 gene encoding thymidine kinase 2, mitochondrial-like isoform X1, which gives rise to MHVGIMVTRVSHYMGRLVFLARNMLRQQLPKRTSDERFLDVLSDASLKKTVNSGKKITVTVEGNVGCGKTTFLEYCQQFKDTETLMEPVGRWRDLDGDNLLELMYKDPRRWGLTFQTYVQLTMLKLHLIPSSAPVKMMERSIHSARYVFIENLYNKGFMQPTEYRILDEWYQHLLESAPVSIDLIVYLRTDPEVALERIKLRKRQEEVEMPLDYLKTLHELHDNWLLGKSKFPLPAKVLVIDANRKLPDLQREFDRHIPDLILNAQGMAPPTLVPPLQSNS